Proteins co-encoded in one Desulforhopalus sp. genomic window:
- a CDS encoding lasso peptide biosynthesis B2 protein: MESFLMLGIARLAVLLLRFKWLTLLLGEKKTKIDEYKDSAKSSISLARSIGKTVGSAANYTPWESLCLPQAVAALWMMKRRGIACTLCLGVAKHKSDPDKLTAHAWLCCDGVILTGAENYEKYTVVAMFS, translated from the coding sequence ATGGAGTCTTTTCTCATGCTGGGTATCGCACGTCTAGCAGTACTTCTGTTGCGATTCAAGTGGCTGACTCTTTTGCTGGGGGAGAAAAAAACGAAAATTGATGAGTATAAGGATTCGGCCAAATCTAGTATCTCTTTGGCTAGGAGTATAGGCAAAACGGTGGGCTCGGCTGCAAATTACACTCCCTGGGAAAGTTTATGTCTGCCGCAGGCAGTAGCTGCTCTATGGATGATGAAACGTCGGGGTATTGCATGTACTCTGTGTCTGGGGGTCGCGAAACATAAATCTGATCCGGATAAACTTACCGCTCATGCCTGGTTGTGTTGCGATGGCGTAATTCTTACCGGTGCGGAGAATTATGAGAAATATACAGTAGTTGCAATGTTCTCATGA